AGAGAAGTTTTTCCTTCTGCGGCTGGTTTTACCCTCATCGAAGTTTTGGTAGCGGTTGCCATTATGGGAATTTTAGCCGCGATCGCACTGCCAAGCTGGCTCAATTTTATCAGTAAACAGCAGCTAAACGTCGGTAGCGATCGGCTTTATTGGGCAATGCGCAAAACCCAAAGTAACGCCAAACGCGATAAACTTACTTGGAATTTCAGTATTCAGGAAAAAGATGGAGTCGTTCAGTACGCTATTCATCCTGCTAGTGTTGAGCCAGTAAATGCTATTTGGCAAAATTTAGATAAAAATATTATTCTCGAAAAAAGTACGTTTTATCAATACCCACAAACTAGCGATCTGCAAGTAGTTTATCGCGTACAATTCAATCACCACGGTAACACCAACGGTCGTTTAGGCAAGGTAATTTTAAGACATCAAAACCTCAATCAAACCCAAAAATGCGTAATTGTCTCTACCTTAATTGGTGGGATGCGTACTGCAAAAAATAAGGATTGCAATTGATTGGGTATTGGTGAGGAGGTGACTGGGGACTGGTGAGTGGTAAGTAGATGGGCTTAATTAGAAAAATAGTTACTCAGTTGCGATCGCGTTCCACTCCTGAAAAATGACGTTCGTAAATTTCGCCGTAGTTACCAACTTACTCGATGACGTTTACAGCGAAGTCGTCAGGTAGCCCCAGAGCGGCTCCTAATTCGCCTTCCAAGCCTAGGAAACGACGGATGCCGAAGTCTATTTCTTTATGCTGGACAATCTCTGCTAAGCAATAATATCGTACTTTTCAAGGTCAATGGCACCTTCGACAGGTCTCCCTGCAAAAAAATCCTCCAAAGCTTGAACCGTACTCTCTCCTATTCGTGCGTATCCATAATAACCACTTCCCGCCAAATGGGGCGTAACGATTACATTTTTCAAAGATAACAAAGGATTGTTCTTAGGCAGAGGTTCTTCTGTTGCAACATCGATCGCCGCTGATATTCGTCCCGTCTCAAGCTCAGCAATAAGCGCCTGCTCATCCAAAATAGCCCCACGAGACGTATTGATAAACACAGCTCCATCTTTTAAGGCTCTGAAATGAGCGCGGCGAATCATGGAGCGGGTTTCTGGGAGCAAGGGTGCGTGAACGCTGACAATATCGGATTGAGAGAAGACATCCATCAGCTCCACCTTTTTAACCTTTAGAGTCTTCGCTTCGTTTTCCGTAAGGTAGGGATCGAAAACTAGCACTTTTGTATCGAACGGTCTCAGCAACTCGATGACCTTCCTACCAACCTGACTTGCCGAAACAATGCCTACCGTACTCCCTGTGAGATACTGAGCATTCGGTCTCAGCATTCGATCGGGCCATCCATCTCGGGCACTGCGAATCATCAAAGCACGGTCGAAGATTTTTCTGCTTGCCGCGATCGCCAGACCAATCGTATGTTCTGCGGCATTGCAAGCTATAGCCCGATTTGCACTAAAGACGCAGATACCTCGTGGAATAACATATTCATAAGCGCATTCGAGTAACATTCCCTTGACACTTCCTGCTGAATGCAAAATAATTTGCAGCGAGTCTGCTCGCTCGAATACTTCACGAGAAAGTCTCGGAGTACCCCAGCCAGTAATCAATGCCGCAAAACCGGGAATAGCTTCGGCCACCTGTTCGCTGGTACAATTGCTTTCTGAACCACTTGCAAGCTGAGTAACATCGAATTGCTCGTTAAGCCGTGAAAAGACTTCTTCACTAAAGACCCTCTCAGTATGAATCTTATTGGGTAAGTACAACACCTTAGTGTTCTTCGTCGAGATCGTCATTCTCTCATCGCTCCTATTTTTAAATCCCCGAAATCTACTGTAGTAAGGTGAAAAGGGG
This genomic interval from Oscillatoria salina IIICB1 contains the following:
- a CDS encoding hydroxyacid dehydrogenase — translated: PFSPYYSRFRGFKNRSDERMTISTKNTKVLYLPNKIHTERVFSEEVFSRLNEQFDVTQLASGSESNCTSEQVAEAIPGFAALITGWGTPRLSREVFERADSLQIILHSAGSVKGMLLECAYEYVIPRGICVFSANRAIACNAAEHTIGLAIAASRKIFDRALMIRSARDGWPDRMLRPNAQYLTGSTVGIVSASQVGRKVIELLRPFDTKVLVFDPYLTENEAKTLKVKKVELMDVFSQSDIVSVHAPLLPETRSMIRRAHFRALKDGAVFINTSRGAILDEQALIAELETGRISAAIDVATEEPLPKNNPLLSLKNVIVTPHLAGSGYYGYARIGESTVQALEDFFAGRPVEGAIDLEKYDIIA
- a CDS encoding pilus assembly FimT family protein, producing MKNREVFPSAAGFTLIEVLVAVAIMGILAAIALPSWLNFISKQQLNVGSDRLYWAMRKTQSNAKRDKLTWNFSIQEKDGVVQYAIHPASVEPVNAIWQNLDKNIILEKSTFYQYPQTSDLQVVYRVQFNHHGNTNGRLGKVILRHQNLNQTQKCVIVSTLIGGMRTAKNKDCN